A genome region from Arthrobacter sp. SLBN-100 includes the following:
- the metE gene encoding 5-methyltetrahydropteroyltriglutamate--homocysteine S-methyltransferase: MSKNNTPFPSASLLGYPRIGRRRELKKAVEAYWAGKIDAAALDAAARDIQLTIAKRLQELGLTEAAAVPGTFSYYDQVLDTTAHLGAVPARFGQLLNAEGQLDVDGYFTLARGNKEQQPLEMTKWFDTNYHYLVPEIGPETEFTLASTAKVDEFAFALANGIETRPYLVGPVTYLLLSKASDDAPAGFAPLSRLEDILPVYVQLLEKLAAAGASWVQLDEPALVVDQDTPAAEIEAAVARAYEVLTAAASRPQILVSTPYGSLDAQLGTLAATNIDALHIDVFKGAVPSPAALAGLGNKTLVAGVVDGHNIWRNDLAASAAKLDASKAAAGKLAVSTSTSTQHVPHDVAEETQLSEQLRSWLAFSDQKAVEVTTLASYLADPAAAKAAIEEATAVIASRATAEGVRRSDVRARTEALTAADFSRSEYSVREAAQEEALHLPPLPTTTIGSFPQTSEIRSARARNNKGDLTNEQYEKLMKDEIKRVVDLQEELGYDVLVHGEPERNDMVQYFAENLEGFDVTDHGWVQSYGSRCTRPSILWGDVTRSAPITVEWARYAQSLTSKPMKGMLTGPVTILAWSFVRDDQPLGETANQVGLALRDEIADLEAAGIKVIQVDEPALRELLPLRKADHADYLKWSVDSFRLATAGAADATQIHTHLCYSEFGVIIDAIDGLDADVTSIEAARSRMEVVHDLESHGFGRGVGPGVYDIHSPRVPGTGEVTELLSTAVKHVPSRQLWVNPDCGLKTRGYTETEESLRNLVEATKAVRAGLLEAAK; encoded by the coding sequence ATGTCTAAAAACAACACGCCATTCCCGTCCGCCTCACTCCTGGGCTACCCCCGCATCGGCCGCCGGCGCGAGCTTAAGAAGGCCGTCGAGGCCTACTGGGCCGGCAAGATCGACGCCGCCGCACTGGACGCAGCCGCGAGGGACATCCAGCTCACCATCGCCAAGCGCCTGCAGGAGCTCGGCCTGACCGAAGCCGCTGCCGTGCCTGGCACCTTCTCCTACTACGACCAGGTCCTGGACACCACCGCGCACCTCGGCGCAGTACCGGCCCGCTTCGGCCAGCTCCTCAACGCGGAGGGACAGCTCGACGTCGACGGCTACTTCACGCTGGCCCGCGGCAACAAGGAACAGCAGCCGCTGGAAATGACCAAGTGGTTCGACACCAACTACCACTACCTGGTGCCGGAAATCGGCCCGGAGACCGAGTTCACCCTCGCGTCCACCGCCAAGGTCGACGAGTTCGCCTTCGCCCTGGCCAACGGCATCGAGACCCGCCCCTACCTCGTTGGCCCGGTCACCTACCTGCTGCTCTCCAAGGCCTCCGACGACGCCCCCGCCGGCTTCGCCCCGCTGTCCCGCCTCGAGGACATCCTGCCCGTCTACGTCCAGCTCCTCGAGAAGCTCGCCGCCGCCGGAGCCAGCTGGGTCCAGCTCGACGAGCCGGCACTTGTGGTTGACCAGGACACCCCGGCCGCCGAAATCGAAGCAGCCGTTGCCCGCGCCTATGAGGTCCTTACCGCTGCGGCAAGCCGCCCGCAGATCCTCGTCTCCACCCCGTACGGCTCGCTCGACGCCCAGCTCGGCACCCTCGCCGCCACCAACATCGACGCCCTGCACATCGACGTCTTCAAGGGCGCCGTTCCGTCCCCAGCCGCCCTGGCGGGCCTGGGCAACAAAACCCTGGTTGCCGGCGTCGTGGACGGCCACAACATCTGGCGCAACGACCTCGCCGCTTCCGCTGCGAAGCTGGACGCATCGAAGGCAGCCGCCGGCAAGCTCGCGGTCTCCACCTCCACCTCCACCCAGCACGTTCCGCACGACGTTGCCGAGGAGACGCAGCTTTCCGAGCAGCTCCGCAGCTGGCTCGCGTTCTCGGACCAGAAGGCCGTTGAGGTCACCACCCTCGCGTCCTACCTGGCCGATCCTGCTGCCGCCAAGGCTGCCATCGAGGAAGCAACAGCAGTGATCGCCTCACGCGCCACCGCAGAAGGCGTCCGCCGTTCAGACGTCCGGGCCCGCACCGAAGCCCTGACCGCCGCCGACTTCTCCCGTTCCGAGTACTCTGTCCGCGAAGCTGCCCAGGAAGAGGCGCTGCACCTCCCGCCGCTGCCCACCACCACCATCGGTTCCTTCCCGCAGACCTCGGAGATCCGTTCGGCCCGCGCCCGCAACAACAAGGGCGATCTCACCAACGAGCAGTACGAAAAGCTCATGAAGGACGAGATCAAGCGCGTTGTGGACCTGCAGGAAGAGCTGGGCTACGACGTCCTGGTCCACGGCGAGCCCGAGCGCAACGACATGGTGCAGTACTTCGCCGAGAACCTCGAAGGCTTCGACGTCACCGACCACGGCTGGGTCCAGTCTTATGGTTCGCGCTGCACGCGTCCGTCCATCCTGTGGGGCGACGTGACGCGCAGCGCTCCCATCACGGTGGAGTGGGCCAGGTACGCGCAGTCGCTGACCAGCAAGCCGATGAAGGGCATGCTCACCGGTCCGGTCACCATCCTGGCTTGGTCTTTCGTCCGCGACGACCAGCCGCTGGGCGAGACCGCCAACCAGGTTGGCCTGGCCCTGCGCGACGAGATCGCCGACCTCGAAGCCGCCGGCATCAAGGTCATCCAGGTTGACGAGCCCGCGCTGCGCGAACTCCTCCCGCTGCGCAAGGCCGATCACGCCGACTACCTGAAGTGGTCCGTGGACTCCTTCCGCCTGGCCACCGCCGGTGCTGCCGACGCAACCCAGATCCACACCCACCTCTGCTACTCCGAGTTCGGTGTGATCATCGACGCCATCGATGGCCTGGACGCCGACGTGACCTCCATCGAGGCTGCCCGGTCCCGCATGGAGGTTGTGCACGACCTCGAGTCCCATGGCTTCGGCCGCGGCGTTGG
- a CDS encoding methylenetetrahydrofolate reductase translates to MSPPSLIDTHPNLSDAAPVALSYELFPPRSPAAAETLWTTIRELETTEPDYVSVTYGASGSNRDTAVELINRLLLETTLRPLAHLTCVGNTPQELAGIIGELLDTGVRGILALRGDLPKDGGEPVSGALRYAQDLIELIRRVEQRRSALLCAGKIAVGVAAYPTRHPESPSEEHDVEVLLAKQRSGADFAITQVFFHSGQYADLLARARRAGVTIPIIPGVMPLTSLRRLNRLGELAGVEPAPELMERLAGADNDIERLHIGVDATVDLANAALDAGAPGIHLYTFNEHQSALEVLDKLALPRHSRSGIRRDALVRRQLAS, encoded by the coding sequence ATGTCGCCACCCAGCCTTATTGACACACACCCGAACCTCTCCGACGCCGCCCCGGTGGCGCTGTCCTATGAGCTGTTCCCGCCCCGTTCGCCGGCAGCTGCGGAAACGCTCTGGACCACCATCCGCGAACTGGAAACCACGGAGCCCGACTACGTCTCCGTCACCTATGGTGCCAGCGGCTCCAACCGGGACACCGCCGTCGAACTCATCAACCGGCTCCTGCTCGAAACCACCCTCCGGCCGCTGGCCCACCTGACCTGCGTTGGCAACACGCCCCAGGAACTGGCGGGGATCATCGGTGAACTGCTGGACACCGGTGTGCGCGGCATCCTGGCGCTGCGGGGCGATCTTCCCAAGGACGGCGGCGAACCTGTTTCCGGGGCCCTCCGGTACGCCCAGGACCTGATCGAACTCATCCGCCGGGTGGAGCAGCGCCGTTCGGCGCTGCTGTGCGCGGGCAAGATTGCGGTTGGCGTGGCGGCGTACCCCACCCGTCATCCCGAATCGCCGAGCGAGGAGCACGATGTCGAGGTGCTGCTCGCCAAGCAGCGGTCCGGCGCGGACTTCGCCATCACGCAGGTGTTTTTCCACAGCGGGCAATACGCGGATCTCCTCGCCAGGGCACGCCGTGCCGGGGTCACCATCCCCATCATTCCCGGCGTTATGCCGCTCACCAGCCTCCGCCGGCTCAACCGGCTGGGCGAACTGGCGGGAGTGGAGCCCGCTCCCGAACTGATGGAACGCCTGGCCGGCGCGGACAACGACATCGAACGCCTCCATATCGGCGTCGATGCCACCGTGGACCTGGCCAACGCAGCCCTTGATGCCGGCGCGCCCGGTATCCACCTCTACACCTTCAACGAGCACCAGAGCGCGCTGGAGGTGCTGGACAAGCTGGCACTTCCGCGGCACTCCCGTTCAGGCATCCGGCGCGATGCCCTCGTCCGGCGCCAGCTCGCCAGCTGA
- a CDS encoding vWA domain-containing protein: MTLQPILPWWLLLPVIAAALVFLGRRMILGRRRPAGRTEVRRSVLVLLLLAAALRPGLPGGSAQAATADLNVFFVVDTTSSMVAEDYGQGAPRLDGVRQDIMAVAQELPGARFSVITFDTEAHVRMPLTTDTSALETITSILQPQVTAYARGSSITAAREVLAERLAAAKDSHPGRPRLIFYLGDGEQTSGKEPAPLKLDDGLVAGGAVLGYGTAGGGRMKENTGLESDGDAPYIQDTSGGSARDAMSVIDEGRLREIAGQLGLPYVHRSAGDAVPAMLQQARPGALDRTAEDGTLGGRTEFYWLLAAGAFVLGLAEILTIIRQLRQLRPAAGGSQREARDNQAKEMVR; the protein is encoded by the coding sequence ATGACGCTGCAGCCGATCCTGCCGTGGTGGCTCCTCCTGCCCGTCATCGCCGCCGCACTGGTGTTCCTGGGCCGGCGGATGATTCTCGGCCGGCGAAGGCCGGCCGGCCGGACGGAGGTCCGCCGCAGCGTGCTGGTGCTGCTCCTCTTGGCGGCAGCACTCCGGCCCGGGCTGCCGGGCGGCTCCGCCCAGGCGGCCACCGCGGACCTCAACGTTTTCTTTGTGGTGGACACCACCAGCAGCATGGTGGCCGAGGACTACGGACAAGGCGCCCCACGGCTTGACGGCGTCCGCCAGGACATCATGGCGGTCGCCCAGGAACTGCCCGGTGCACGTTTTTCCGTCATCACCTTCGACACCGAAGCGCACGTCCGGATGCCCCTGACCACCGACACCTCCGCACTGGAAACCATCACTTCCATCCTCCAGCCGCAAGTCACCGCCTATGCCAGGGGCAGCAGCATCACCGCTGCCCGCGAGGTGCTGGCTGAACGCCTGGCCGCCGCCAAAGACAGTCATCCGGGCCGGCCCCGGCTGATCTTCTACCTGGGTGACGGCGAGCAAACCAGCGGGAAGGAACCAGCGCCCCTGAAGCTTGACGACGGATTGGTGGCCGGGGGAGCGGTGCTGGGCTACGGAACCGCCGGCGGTGGACGCATGAAGGAGAACACCGGGCTGGAGTCCGACGGCGATGCCCCCTACATCCAGGACACCAGCGGGGGTTCCGCGAGGGATGCAATGTCCGTCATTGATGAGGGCAGGCTCCGGGAGATTGCGGGCCAACTCGGCCTGCCCTATGTGCACCGGTCTGCGGGGGACGCCGTCCCTGCCATGCTGCAGCAGGCGCGCCCCGGCGCACTGGATCGCACAGCAGAAGACGGTACCCTCGGGGGCAGAACCGAGTTCTACTGGCTCCTCGCCGCCGGTGCCTTCGTTCTCGGCCTGGCCGAGATCCTGACGATCATTCGGCAGTTGCGTCAACTGCGGCCCGCCGCCGGCGGGTCACAGCGGGAGGCACGCGACAACCAGGCAAAGGAGATGGTGCGATGA
- a CDS encoding vWA domain-containing protein, producing MELMFWWLVPLGAVGAGLAAWAALRPDRNANARRRPAAHAERLTSLPEYQAALRRHRRWLAVAASACGALLASTLLAAARPVDLGTIRPEQHNRDIVLCLDASGSMSSADAEVVEVFARLAQDFKGERIGLTIFDSTAIQVFPLTDDYGYAREQLKLARDAFNGKPGTSGFLDGTWSGRGSSLIGDGLASCVTSFPPGRDQEGSDQGSAADQAGRQPQRSRSVVLATDNFVSGDPILTLPEAAGMAKERGVRVYALNPGDLDYGSDAGQPGAQLRAAAELGGGAYYALDSAEAVPGIVRAVQETEASALQGARRAVVTERPDLPLAFALLSGLVLAVASWRLRP from the coding sequence ATGGAGCTGATGTTCTGGTGGCTGGTTCCCTTGGGTGCCGTCGGGGCCGGCCTCGCGGCATGGGCGGCACTGCGTCCGGACAGGAATGCCAACGCACGACGCCGGCCGGCAGCCCACGCGGAAAGGCTTACCTCGCTGCCTGAGTACCAGGCAGCGCTGCGTCGGCACCGCCGCTGGCTGGCAGTAGCAGCAAGCGCCTGCGGCGCCTTGCTGGCGTCAACGCTGCTGGCCGCAGCGCGGCCGGTGGACCTTGGCACCATCCGGCCGGAGCAGCACAACCGCGACATTGTCCTCTGCCTGGATGCATCCGGATCCATGAGCAGCGCAGACGCGGAGGTGGTGGAGGTGTTCGCCCGGCTGGCCCAAGACTTCAAGGGTGAACGGATCGGCCTCACCATCTTTGACAGCACAGCCATCCAGGTCTTCCCCCTCACGGACGACTATGGGTACGCCCGGGAACAGTTGAAGCTGGCACGCGACGCCTTCAACGGGAAACCCGGCACGTCCGGCTTCCTCGACGGCACCTGGAGCGGGCGCGGCTCATCGTTGATCGGGGACGGCCTGGCCTCCTGCGTCACCAGCTTCCCGCCGGGTCGGGATCAGGAAGGCAGCGACCAAGGAAGCGCGGCGGACCAGGCAGGCCGTCAGCCACAGCGCTCGCGGTCGGTGGTCCTTGCCACGGACAACTTTGTGTCCGGAGATCCAATTTTGACGCTCCCGGAGGCTGCCGGAATGGCGAAGGAGCGGGGCGTGCGTGTTTATGCCCTGAATCCTGGAGACCTGGATTACGGCAGCGATGCCGGCCAGCCCGGGGCGCAACTGAGGGCAGCCGCCGAGCTGGGCGGCGGAGCCTACTACGCCCTGGACAGCGCGGAGGCGGTGCCCGGGATTGTGCGTGCGGTGCAGGAAACGGAAGCATCCGCCCTCCAGGGCGCGCGGCGCGCTGTGGTCACCGAGCGGCCTGACCTGCCGCTTGCCTTCGCGTTGTTATCCGGACTTGTCCTTGCTGTGGCGTCGTGGCGGCTCCGGCCATGA
- a CDS encoding DUF58 domain-containing protein, whose amino-acid sequence MTSLLHRVKSKVAIFAHRKVQGMLDGEYGSVFRGRSLDFDDLRAYVPGDEVRDIDWKATARHGSPLIRRYVAVRRQTVLLITDTGRNMVAEAAGGETKKDIAIMALGMVGYLAHRHGDVVGLVCGDARGTRSLPAKGGEAHLERLLRHVDANATVDSAASRLEDQLDHVARTVKGRFLLFVVADEIAATPSLARLLRRLRAQHEILWLTVRDAELATAGDWYSVHDSTPLIGHLAGSPGVATAYARSVKDRDAGRQDMLRQAGITEGSVAGSQDVVTELFALLERHRRAG is encoded by the coding sequence ATGACCAGCCTCCTCCACCGGGTGAAGTCGAAGGTGGCCATCTTCGCGCACCGCAAGGTCCAGGGCATGCTCGACGGCGAATACGGTTCCGTGTTCCGCGGACGCAGCCTGGACTTTGATGACCTCCGCGCCTATGTGCCGGGCGACGAGGTCCGCGACATCGACTGGAAGGCGACGGCGCGCCACGGCTCGCCGCTGATCAGGAGGTACGTGGCCGTCCGGCGGCAGACAGTCCTGCTCATCACGGACACCGGGCGCAATATGGTGGCCGAAGCAGCGGGCGGCGAGACCAAAAAGGATATTGCCATCATGGCGCTGGGGATGGTGGGGTACCTGGCCCACCGCCACGGCGACGTGGTGGGCCTGGTGTGTGGTGATGCCCGCGGGACCAGATCGCTTCCGGCCAAAGGCGGCGAGGCGCACCTGGAACGGCTTCTGCGCCATGTGGATGCCAATGCCACTGTGGATTCCGCTGCCAGCCGGCTTGAGGACCAGCTTGATCATGTGGCCCGCACCGTGAAGGGCAGGTTCCTGCTGTTCGTCGTGGCGGACGAGATAGCGGCCACCCCTTCGCTGGCCCGGTTGCTCCGCCGGCTTCGGGCGCAGCACGAGATCCTCTGGCTCACTGTCCGCGATGCGGAACTGGCCACGGCAGGGGATTGGTACAGCGTGCACGATTCCACGCCACTGATAGGGCACCTGGCCGGGTCTCCGGGAGTAGCCACAGCGTATGCCCGGTCCGTGAAGGACAGGGACGCCGGCCGGCAGGACATGCTGCGCCAGGCAGGAATCACGGAGGGCTCGGTTGCCGGCAGCCAGGACGTGGTGACCGAACTGTTCGCACTCCTGGAAAGGCACCGGCGTGCAGGCTGA
- a CDS encoding AAA family ATPase has protein sequence MLQTSSSARIEPAELARAQQVAANISRSFDAKMVGQSRLRESLLVGLLTGGHILLESVPGLAKTTAAHTVAEAISAEFRRIQCTPDLLPSDIVGTQIYDAAKGTFVTQLGPVHANIVLLDEINRSSAKTQSAMLEAMQERQTSIGGQEYRLPSPFLVLATQNPIEQEGTYQLPEAQMDRFMLKDVLDYPSPAEEAEIIRRIDTGVFTDGQKPAAAASLDAVARVQDVVKRIYIDPSVINYIVGLAYVTRNAQQYIDPRLAGFIEFGASPRASIAFSQAARAVALLQGRDHVIPEDVKSLAHRVLRHRLILNFEAVAEQVPVETVIDAVVAAVQTP, from the coding sequence GTGCTTCAGACCAGCTCTTCGGCAAGGATCGAACCGGCGGAGCTGGCACGGGCGCAGCAGGTTGCGGCCAACATTTCCAGGAGCTTCGACGCGAAGATGGTGGGACAGTCCCGGCTGCGGGAATCGCTGCTGGTGGGCCTGCTCACCGGCGGCCATATCCTGCTGGAGAGCGTTCCTGGCCTGGCCAAAACAACGGCTGCCCATACGGTCGCCGAAGCCATCAGCGCCGAGTTCCGCCGGATCCAGTGCACCCCGGACCTGCTGCCCAGCGACATTGTAGGGACGCAGATCTACGATGCCGCCAAGGGAACCTTCGTCACGCAGTTGGGCCCGGTCCACGCCAACATCGTGCTCCTGGACGAGATCAACCGCTCCAGCGCCAAGACCCAGAGCGCCATGCTGGAGGCGATGCAGGAACGGCAGACGTCCATTGGCGGCCAGGAGTACCGGCTGCCGTCCCCGTTCCTGGTCCTGGCCACCCAGAACCCCATTGAGCAGGAGGGCACCTATCAGCTCCCGGAAGCCCAGATGGACCGCTTTATGCTCAAGGACGTCCTCGACTATCCCTCGCCGGCAGAGGAGGCCGAGATCATCCGCCGGATTGACACCGGGGTTTTCACCGACGGGCAGAAACCGGCGGCTGCGGCGTCCCTGGACGCGGTGGCCCGGGTCCAGGACGTGGTGAAGCGGATCTACATTGATCCTTCGGTGATCAATTACATCGTGGGGCTGGCCTACGTCACCCGGAACGCGCAGCAGTACATCGACCCGCGGCTTGCCGGCTTTATCGAGTTCGGTGCCAGTCCGCGGGCCAGCATCGCCTTCAGCCAGGCAGCCCGCGCAGTGGCCCTGCTGCAGGGCCGGGACCATGTGATCCCGGAGGATGTGAAGTCGCTCGCCCACCGGGTCCTGCGGCACCGCCTCATCCTGAATTTTGAGGCCGTGGCTGAACAGGTGCCGGTGGAAACGGTGATTGACGCCGTGGTCGCCGCAGTCCAGACACCCTGA
- a CDS encoding carbohydrate ABC transporter permease — protein MTAPARASRAAPSEGAAGPGRPGHRRSGPADVALLVLCACFVLPLLWLVLASFDAEAGHETRVPGAVTLDNFAAVMTPALLLQPLWNSLLLSAGTAAVTLVAAVFAAYPLSRYRSRFNTPFMYAVLLGTCLPITAIMVPVYGLFVQLELLDSMPATVLFMAATALPMAIWMTRNFMDAVPVSLEEAAWVDGASRMAALRTIVLPLMRQGLGVVFIFVFIQAWGNFFVPFVLLLSEAKQPAAVSIFSFFGQHGAVAYGQLAAFSILYSLPVLALYAIVAKGAGSSFALSGAVRG, from the coding sequence TTGACGGCACCGGCAAGGGCGTCCAGGGCGGCGCCCTCCGAGGGGGCCGCCGGTCCGGGCAGGCCGGGGCACCGCCGCAGCGGTCCTGCCGACGTGGCGCTGCTGGTCCTGTGCGCCTGTTTTGTGCTGCCGCTGCTCTGGCTCGTCCTGGCCTCCTTCGACGCCGAGGCAGGCCACGAAACAAGGGTTCCAGGCGCCGTCACCCTCGACAATTTCGCCGCCGTGATGACACCCGCGCTGCTGCTGCAGCCGCTGTGGAACAGCCTGCTCCTCTCGGCCGGGACGGCTGCTGTCACGCTTGTGGCGGCCGTGTTCGCCGCGTACCCGCTGTCCCGCTACCGGTCCCGGTTCAACACACCGTTTATGTACGCTGTGCTCCTCGGCACGTGCCTTCCCATCACGGCCATCATGGTGCCGGTCTACGGACTCTTCGTCCAGCTGGAACTGCTGGATTCGATGCCGGCCACCGTCCTGTTTATGGCCGCCACCGCCCTGCCCATGGCGATCTGGATGACGAGGAACTTTATGGACGCCGTGCCGGTGTCCCTGGAGGAAGCGGCGTGGGTGGACGGCGCGTCCAGGATGGCGGCGCTGCGCACCATCGTCCTGCCGCTGATGCGCCAGGGGCTCGGTGTCGTGTTCATTTTTGTGTTCATCCAGGCCTGGGGAAACTTTTTCGTCCCGTTCGTGCTGCTCCTGTCCGAGGCGAAGCAGCCGGCGGCGGTGTCCATCTTCAGCTTCTTTGGACAGCACGGGGCAGTTGCCTACGGCCAGCTGGCCGCGTTCTCCATCCTGTACTCCCTGCCGGTGCTGGCCCTGTATGCCATCGTGGCCAAGGGGGCCGGCAGCTCATTCGCCTTGTCGGGCGCGGTCAGGGGCTGA
- a CDS encoding carbohydrate ABC transporter permease, with translation MGERGLLRYLPVLPALLLLLVFLAGPVFWAFQASFTNTGLTGRNARNPEWVGLENYQRLLLDPVFPLSLGLTVLFVAGSAVLGQNLLGLALAVLMRRARRAVSSLVGTAVVAAWVLPEIVAAFAAYAYFSRDGTLNQLLGGLGMTQPDWLYSWPMAAVVLANVWRGTAFSMLVYRAALNDIPVEVAEAAQMDGAGGWQRLAFITLPMIRGSIATNLMLITLQTLAVFTLVWVMTAGGPANASTTLPVLAYQEAFKFGDIGYGTAVASVLLLIGAVFGVGYIRLLREGKR, from the coding sequence ATGGGGGAACGTGGGCTGCTGCGCTACCTGCCCGTCCTGCCTGCCCTCCTGCTGCTGCTTGTTTTCCTTGCAGGTCCCGTGTTCTGGGCTTTTCAGGCGTCCTTCACCAATACCGGGCTAACGGGCAGGAACGCCCGCAACCCGGAGTGGGTGGGGCTGGAAAACTACCAGCGGCTGCTGCTGGACCCGGTATTTCCCCTCTCGTTGGGGCTGACCGTGTTGTTCGTGGCGGGCTCTGCTGTCCTGGGCCAGAACCTGCTGGGGCTGGCCCTCGCCGTGTTGATGCGGCGCGCGCGCCGGGCTGTGTCTTCGCTGGTGGGCACCGCAGTGGTGGCGGCCTGGGTGCTTCCCGAGATAGTGGCGGCCTTTGCCGCGTACGCCTACTTCAGCAGGGACGGGACGCTGAACCAGTTGCTGGGCGGCCTGGGGATGACCCAGCCGGACTGGCTTTATTCCTGGCCGATGGCGGCGGTGGTACTGGCAAACGTCTGGCGGGGCACGGCCTTTTCCATGCTGGTGTACCGCGCGGCCCTGAACGATATCCCGGTTGAAGTGGCCGAAGCGGCCCAGATGGACGGTGCGGGCGGCTGGCAGCGGCTGGCCTTCATCACGCTGCCCATGATCCGCGGGAGCATCGCCACCAACCTGATGCTCATTACGCTGCAGACGCTCGCCGTTTTCACCCTGGTCTGGGTGATGACGGCAGGCGGACCGGCCAACGCCAGCACCACCCTCCCGGTCCTGGCCTACCAGGAGGCCTTCAAGTTCGGTGACATCGGGTACGGGACCGCGGTGGCTTCGGTGCTGCTCCTGATCGGAGCGGTGTTCGGTGTTGGCTACATCCGGCTGCTGAGGGAGGGGAAGCGTTGA
- a CDS encoding extracellular solute-binding protein: MRRPALKSMSLIASALFILTACTPASPEDSSKTLKVVYQKTDSFTALETMFQAAKQEFEAANQGVTVELQPIQGNDDDYGTKLALALRSPSTAPDIFYEDTFKVRSDVDAGYLLKLDSHLEGWADWEKFDDGAKAAGRADDGGTYAVPLGTDTRAIWYNKKVFEAAGISLPWEPRNWQDILDTARKIKADNPSVIPFNMYAGKGTGEGTVMQGFYELLYGTGSTLYDEESKKWVVGSAGFKDSLGFLETLYDEGLAVTPAEALDANVWKKVFGEWFPTGKLGATVEGSYAPSFWQEGGSYEWPGYAQDMAVAAFPTQDGGSPGAVSMSGGWTLAIGAGTKEPDLAFKFLNSALNRDNSLKFTLESSQIAVRSDVAEDSGYQAANPFVKDVSGLVSVTRYRPATSDYPRISAAVQEATEAVITGAKSPEQAAADYDAAVVEIVGGDKTVRK, from the coding sequence ATGCGTCGCCCGGCCCTGAAGAGTATGTCCCTGATCGCTTCCGCACTGTTCATCCTCACGGCGTGCACCCCGGCGTCTCCCGAGGACAGCTCCAAGACCCTGAAAGTGGTCTATCAGAAGACCGATTCCTTCACCGCGCTGGAGACGATGTTCCAGGCTGCCAAGCAGGAGTTTGAGGCGGCCAACCAGGGAGTCACCGTTGAGCTGCAGCCCATCCAGGGCAACGACGACGACTACGGCACCAAGCTGGCCCTTGCCCTGAGATCGCCGTCCACAGCGCCGGACATCTTCTACGAGGACACCTTCAAAGTCCGCTCCGACGTCGACGCCGGCTACCTGCTGAAGCTGGACAGCCACCTGGAGGGCTGGGCGGACTGGGAAAAGTTCGACGACGGTGCCAAGGCAGCAGGGCGCGCGGACGACGGCGGAACGTACGCAGTGCCGCTGGGCACCGACACCCGGGCCATCTGGTACAACAAAAAGGTCTTCGAAGCCGCCGGGATCAGTCTCCCCTGGGAGCCGCGGAACTGGCAGGACATCCTGGATACGGCCCGGAAGATCAAGGCGGACAATCCATCGGTGATCCCCTTCAACATGTACGCCGGAAAGGGCACCGGCGAAGGAACCGTGATGCAGGGTTTCTATGAGCTCCTCTACGGCACCGGATCCACCCTCTACGACGAGGAGTCAAAAAAGTGGGTGGTGGGTTCTGCAGGTTTCAAGGATTCGCTGGGCTTCCTCGAAACCCTCTATGACGAGGGACTGGCAGTGACGCCTGCCGAGGCGCTGGATGCGAACGTCTGGAAAAAGGTTTTCGGCGAGTGGTTCCCCACCGGAAAACTGGGTGCCACCGTGGAGGGTTCCTACGCGCCGTCGTTCTGGCAGGAGGGCGGCAGCTACGAATGGCCCGGCTACGCGCAGGACATGGCCGTTGCCGCGTTCCCCACGCAGGACGGCGGCAGCCCCGGTGCCGTGAGCATGTCCGGAGGCTGGACGCTTGCCATCGGAGCCGGGACAAAGGAGCCGGACCTCGCCTTCAAATTCCTCAACTCGGCACTGAACCGGGACAATTCCCTGAAGTTCACGCTCGAAAGTTCCCAGATCGCGGTCAGAAGCGACGTCGCGGAGGACTCCGGCTACCAGGCAGCCAACCCGTTCGTGAAGGACGTCTCGGGACTCGTCTCGGTCACCCGCTACCGCCCGGCCACATCCGACTACCCGCGCATCTCAGCGGCCGTCCAGGAGGCAACGGAGGCGGTGATCACCGGCGCCAAGTCGCCGGAACAGGCGGCAGCGGATTATGACGCAGCCGTGGTGGAGATCGTGGGCGGCGACAAGACCGTCCGGAAGTAA